In Streptacidiphilus sp. P02-A3a, the DNA window GATCGGCTCGCGCCGGATCGACGAGGCGTGGTCGCCGGAGTACTCGCCGGTGGCCTTGCCCTCCAGGTTGCGGGCGGCGCCGGCGAAGAAGGCGGTGTTGTCGACGGTGCCGGGCACGTCGAACTCGGTGCTCAGCTTGATCGGCTTGCCGGTCTGCGCGCTCTCGACCCGGGCCAGCTCGTCGGCCCGCTCGGCGAGGATGCCGGAGAGCTTGAGCAGCGCCTCGGAACGGGCGCCCGGGGTGCTCCCGGCCCACTCGGGGTAGGCCCGCCGGGCGGCCGCGACGGCGGCGTCCACGTCGGCGGTGGAGGCGAGCCGGACCCGCTGCACCACACTGCCGTCGGCGGGGTTGACCACGTCGAAGTGCTCGTCGCCGGTGCCCGGGCGCAGCGCTCCGTCGAGGTACTGGGCTCCCGCGTCGAAGCGGGTGCCGACAATGGACTGGTCCATCTATTCCTCCAGGCGCACAGCAAGTCCGGACACAGGGCGGGTCAGGCCGCCCACCCTGCGACGATGCCTCGGTTCGGGCGGATCCAGCAAGCAACGGGGCGTAAGGCAGATCGTTACTGGCATTACACCGTGGAAGCGGGGTGATGGGCGACACCTCGTTGCCCGCATGTCGGGTGGACCTGACACCATGAAGGGGTCCGTATCCCTCCTGGAGGCCGTCTTGTTCCCCACCCTCGCCCGTGTCCTCGCCCTGGAAGTGGTCACCCGAGGCCTGCCCGAGGTCGTCGCCGGCAAGGAGCACCTGGAGCGCCCGGTGCGCTGGGTGCATGTCAGCGAGCTGTCCGACGTCGCGGGCGTGCTCCAGGGCGGGGAGCTGATCCTGACCACCGGTATCGCGCTGCCGGAGGACCGCGAGGGCCTGGCCCGGTATGTCCGCGAGCTGGCGGACGTGGGCGCGGCCGGGCTGGTGGTGGAGTTCGGGCGGCGCTACTTCGACAGCCTGCCGCGCGCCCTGGTGCACGCCGCCGAGCAGCGCGGGCTGCCGCTGATCGTGCTGCGGCGGGAGCTGCGCTTCGTGGCGGTGACCGAGGCGGTGCACGCGCTGGTGGTGAACGAGCAGTTGGAGGAGCTGCGCTCGTCGGAGGCGATCCACCAGATCTTCAATGAGCTGGCGGTGGAGGGCGCGGAGCCGGTCGAGGTGGTCCGCCAGGTCTCGCGGATGGCCGAGGCCCCGGTGGTACTGGAGAACCTGTCCCACCAGGTGCTGGCGTACGACCCGGCCGGGCAGAGCGCGCAGGTGCTGCTGGCCGGGTGGGAGTCGCGCTCGCGCGGCGTGCGTCCGGCCGGGCGTACCGGGCATGATCCGCGCACCGGCTGGCTGGTGACCCAGGTGGGGGCGCGCGGCCACGACTGGGGGCGGCTGGTACTGGTGGGTGCGCCGGGTTCGGCGCAGGAGAACGCCACCCCGGAGGCCGTCTCGCACCGGCACACCATGCTGCTGGAGCGGGCTGCGGCGACGCTGGCGCTGAACCGGCTGCTGGTGCGCGACCGGGAGAGCCTGGAGCGGCAGACCCACCGCACGCTGCTGTCCGGCATCCTCACCCACGCCCTGACGGTCTCCGATGTGGCGCTGCGGGCCAGTGCCCTGGGGGTGCCGCTGGAGGGGCGGCGGCTGGTGGGGGTGGTACTGCGGCAGCGGCACGGTCCCGCCCCGGCGGCGCTGGAGGCGCAGGCGCGGCTGCGGGACTTCACCGAGACGGTGGCGGCGGCCGTCCGGGAGAAGCGGCTGACCGCGCTGGTCGGGGCGCTGGACGACGAGGCGGTGGGGCTGCTGGTCTCGCTCGGCTCGCGCGACGACGAGCACAGCGCGCTGGAGGGCTTCGCCTCCTCGCTGCGGCGGCTGG includes these proteins:
- a CDS encoding PucR family transcriptional regulator, which codes for MFPTLARVLALEVVTRGLPEVVAGKEHLERPVRWVHVSELSDVAGVLQGGELILTTGIALPEDREGLARYVRELADVGAAGLVVEFGRRYFDSLPRALVHAAEQRGLPLIVLRRELRFVAVTEAVHALVVNEQLEELRSSEAIHQIFNELAVEGAEPVEVVRQVSRMAEAPVVLENLSHQVLAYDPAGQSAQVLLAGWESRSRGVRPAGRTGHDPRTGWLVTQVGARGHDWGRLVLVGAPGSAQENATPEAVSHRHTMLLERAAATLALNRLLVRDRESLERQTHRTLLSGILTHALTVSDVALRASALGVPLEGRRLVGVVLRQRHGPAPAALEAQARLRDFTETVAAAVREKRLTALVGALDDEAVGLLVSLGSRDDEHSALEGFASSLRRLVQEAEDPEPVIAVGSSVGSVRDARRTLVEATQVADAALHDAPPSGARSASYYRLPDVRLRGLLHLLRDDARLQTYVERELGPLLAYDAEHNSQLIQMLRIYLEQGRNKSAAADAAHLSRPSFYDRLHKVERVLGVDLDQVESCLSLHVALLSLDAVRR